Proteins found in one Pseudomonas marvdashtae genomic segment:
- a CDS encoding GntT/GntP/DsdX family permease, with protein sequence MAPAFGYWLLVYAAIAIIALIVLIARYRLNPFIVITLVSIGLALLAGMPPSSVVGAYEAGVGKTLGHIALVVALGTMLGKMMAESGGAERMAQTLIERFGERNAHWAMVCIAFLVGLPLFFEVGFVLLVPIAFTIARRVGVSILMVGLPMVAGLSVVHALVPPHPAAMLAVQAFQASVGQTLLYAILIGIPTAIIAGPLYAKFIVPRIQLPADNPLERQFLEREPRANLPGFGLTLGTILLPVVLMLIGGWANLISTPGSGFNQFLLFIGNSVIALLLATILSFWTLGLAQGFNRESILKFTNECLAPTASITLLVGAGGGLNRILVDAGVTQQIVGLAQEFQLSPLVMGWLFAALMRVATGSATVAMTTASGIVAPVAIGLGYPHPELLVLATGAGSVIFSHVNDGGFWLIKEYFNMTVTQTFKTWTVLETLISLVAFGLTLGLARVL encoded by the coding sequence ATGGCACCTGCTTTCGGTTATTGGCTGTTGGTCTACGCGGCCATCGCGATCATTGCGTTGATCGTCCTGATTGCCCGCTATCGGTTGAATCCCTTCATCGTGATTACCCTGGTTTCCATCGGCCTGGCGTTGCTGGCCGGGATGCCGCCGTCCAGTGTCGTCGGCGCCTACGAGGCGGGTGTCGGCAAGACGTTAGGGCACATCGCCTTGGTGGTCGCATTGGGCACGATGCTCGGCAAGATGATGGCCGAGTCCGGCGGAGCGGAGCGGATGGCGCAGACGTTGATCGAGCGCTTCGGCGAGCGTAACGCTCACTGGGCAATGGTCTGCATCGCGTTCCTGGTGGGCTTGCCATTATTTTTCGAGGTCGGCTTCGTGCTGCTGGTGCCCATCGCCTTTACCATCGCCCGGCGTGTCGGTGTGTCGATCCTGATGGTGGGGCTGCCGATGGTCGCCGGGCTCTCGGTGGTTCATGCGCTGGTGCCGCCGCATCCGGCGGCGATGCTGGCGGTGCAGGCGTTCCAGGCCTCGGTGGGGCAGACCTTGCTGTACGCGATCCTGATCGGCATCCCCACCGCGATCATCGCAGGTCCCCTGTACGCCAAATTTATCGTGCCACGTATCCAACTGCCGGCGGATAACCCGCTGGAGCGGCAATTTCTTGAGCGCGAGCCTCGAGCCAACCTGCCAGGGTTTGGCCTGACCCTGGGCACGATTTTGCTGCCGGTGGTCCTGATGCTGATCGGCGGCTGGGCTAACCTGATCTCCACGCCGGGCAGCGGCTTCAACCAGTTTTTGCTGTTCATCGGCAACTCGGTGATCGCCTTGCTGCTAGCGACGATCCTGAGCTTCTGGACCCTGGGCCTGGCCCAGGGCTTCAACCGCGAATCGATCCTTAAATTCACCAACGAATGCCTGGCGCCGACGGCCAGTATCACCTTGCTGGTGGGTGCGGGCGGTGGTTTGAACCGGATCCTGGTGGACGCCGGGGTGACCCAGCAAATCGTTGGCCTGGCCCAGGAGTTCCAATTATCGCCGCTGGTCATGGGCTGGTTGTTCGCCGCGTTGATGCGCGTCGCCACGGGCTCGGCCACGGTGGCGATGACCACGGCCTCGGGCATCGTCGCCCCCGTGGCGATCGGCCTGGGTTATCCCCATCCCGAGTTGCTGGTGCTGGCGACCGGCGCTGGGTCGGTTATCTTTTCCCACGTCAACGACGGTGGCTTCTGGCTGATCAAGGAATACTTCAATATGACCGTCACCCAAACCTTCAAGACCTGGACCGTGCTCGAAACGCTGATCTCCCTCGTCGCGTTCGGCCTGACCCTCGGGCTTGCGCGCGTGCTCTGA
- a CDS encoding MurR/RpiR family transcriptional regulator, whose amino-acid sequence MDILYQIRSRQDSFSAGEGRIARLMLDDVGFAASASLDELAQRADVSSATLSRFARTVGCRDLRDLRLQLAQASGVGSRFLDPTGAPEQSAFYGQIVGDIESTLRQHLSAFEESRFGDAARMIGKARMIHAFGLGGWSALCSEELQVRLVRFGYPIAACRDPVMMRITATSLSDQHLVIACSLTGITPELLGAVELARSYGAAILAITRTDSPLARLADVLLPLQGAETSFIYKPTAARYGMLLAIDVLATELALAHPEDNQERLRRVKLALDDYRGGDDDLPLGD is encoded by the coding sequence ATGGATATTCTTTACCAGATCCGCTCCCGTCAGGATTCCTTCAGCGCCGGGGAAGGACGAATCGCCCGGCTGATGCTCGACGACGTCGGCTTTGCCGCCTCCGCCAGCCTGGATGAACTGGCCCAGCGTGCCGACGTCAGCAGCGCCACGCTGTCGCGTTTTGCCCGGACGGTCGGCTGCCGGGACTTGCGCGATTTGCGCCTGCAACTGGCCCAGGCCAGCGGCGTAGGCAGCCGCTTCCTCGACCCCACCGGCGCCCCCGAACAATCGGCGTTTTATGGACAGATCGTCGGCGATATCGAGTCGACCCTGCGCCAGCACTTGTCCGCGTTCGAGGAGTCACGGTTCGGCGACGCGGCGCGGATGATCGGTAAAGCGCGGATGATTCACGCGTTCGGGCTCGGTGGTTGGTCGGCGTTGTGCAGCGAAGAATTGCAGGTGCGCCTGGTGCGTTTCGGCTATCCGATTGCCGCGTGCCGCGACCCGGTGATGATGCGCATCACTGCCACTTCGTTGAGCGACCAGCATCTGGTCATTGCCTGCTCACTGACCGGTATCACCCCGGAACTGTTGGGTGCGGTCGAGTTGGCCCGCAGCTACGGCGCAGCGATCCTGGCCATCACCCGCACCGACTCGCCCTTGGCGCGCCTGGCCGATGTGTTGTTGCCGCTTCAGGGCGCCGAAACGTCCTTCATCTATAAACCGACGGCGGCGCGCTACGGCATGCTACTGGCCATCGATGTGCTCGCCACTGAACTGGCGCTGGCTCACCCCGAAGACAATCAAGAGCGTCTGCGGCGGGTCAAGCTCGCCCTGGACGACTACCGCGGCGGCGATGACGATTTGCCGCTGGGAGACTGA
- a CDS encoding N-acyl-D-amino-acid deacylase family protein, whose product MQYDTLIRNALVIDGTDRPGYNADVAIHAGRIARIGDLRDARATEEIDAAGRVLAPGFIDVHTHDDTVVIRQPQMLPKLSQGVTTVIVGNCGISASPVSLRGDPPDPMNLLGTASAFAYPRFGDYRSAVEAAAPAVNVAALVGHTALRSNHLDDLLRTASAGEIAAMREQLRESLEDGALGLSTGLAYANAFCASTDEVMQLSEELAAFGAVYTTHLRSEFEPVLEAMDEAFQIGRHARSPVIISHLKCAGAGNWGRSPQVLAALENAAKNHPVGCDCYPYAASSSTLDLKQVTDAHRITITWSTPHPHMSGRDLTDIAAEWDVPLMEAARRLQPAGAVYYGMDESDVRRILAHPLSMVGSDGLPEDPFPHPRLWGAFPRVLGHFSRDIGLFPLHTAVHKMTGLSAARFGLKGRGEVREGHWADLVLFNPQTIRDVADFNEPQRAAEGIDGVWVNGVLSYRDGQANGQREGRFLAREGDLRQGFSAVL is encoded by the coding sequence ATGCAATACGACACGCTTATCCGCAACGCCCTGGTGATCGATGGCACTGACAGGCCCGGCTACAACGCCGACGTGGCGATCCATGCCGGTCGCATCGCGCGCATTGGCGATCTGCGCGATGCCCGGGCGACTGAGGAAATCGACGCCGCCGGCCGTGTGCTGGCGCCGGGGTTCATCGACGTGCACACCCACGACGACACGGTGGTGATACGCCAGCCGCAAATGCTGCCCAAACTCAGCCAGGGCGTGACCACGGTGATTGTCGGCAATTGCGGGATCAGCGCCTCGCCGGTCAGCCTGCGCGGCGATCCGCCGGACCCGATGAACCTGCTGGGCACCGCCAGTGCGTTCGCCTACCCGCGCTTCGGTGATTATCGTTCGGCGGTGGAGGCCGCCGCTCCGGCGGTCAACGTGGCAGCGCTGGTCGGGCACACGGCCTTGCGCAGTAATCACCTGGACGATCTGCTGCGCACCGCCAGCGCGGGAGAAATCGCCGCCATGCGTGAGCAGTTGCGCGAAAGCCTGGAGGACGGTGCGCTGGGGCTGTCCACCGGCCTGGCCTACGCCAACGCGTTTTGCGCATCCACCGATGAAGTCATGCAACTGAGCGAAGAATTGGCCGCGTTCGGTGCGGTCTACACCACCCATTTGCGCAGCGAGTTCGAGCCGGTGTTGGAAGCCATGGACGAGGCGTTCCAGATAGGCCGTCACGCACGCAGCCCAGTGATCATTTCCCACCTCAAATGCGCGGGCGCGGGAAATTGGGGTCGTAGTCCACAGGTGCTCGCCGCCCTGGAAAATGCCGCGAAGAACCATCCAGTCGGCTGCGACTGCTATCCCTACGCGGCGAGCTCGTCCACCTTGGACCTCAAGCAAGTGACCGATGCCCATCGCATCACCATCACCTGGTCGACGCCACATCCGCACATGAGCGGTCGGGATCTGACGGACATTGCCGCCGAATGGGACGTGCCGCTGATGGAAGCGGCGCGCCGCCTGCAACCGGCCGGCGCGGTTTACTACGGCATGGACGAAAGCGACGTAAGACGAATCCTTGCACACCCGTTGTCCATGGTCGGCTCCGACGGTCTGCCCGAAGACCCGTTTCCCCATCCGCGCTTGTGGGGAGCTTTCCCACGGGTGCTCGGACATTTCAGTCGAGATATCGGGCTTTTTCCATTGCACACGGCCGTGCACAAAATGACCGGGCTTTCAGCGGCGCGCTTCGGCTTGAAGGGCCGTGGTGAAGTTCGTGAAGGACATTGGGCGGACCTGGTGTTGTTCAATCCCCAGACCATTCGCGACGTTGCCGACTTCAACGAACCGCAAAGGGCCGCCGAAGGCATTGATGGCGTTTGGGTCAACGGCGTCCTGAGTTACCGCGATGGGCAAGCCAATGGACAAAGGGAGGGTCGGTTCCTGGCGCGCGAAGGTGATTTGCGCCAAGGATTTTCAGCCGTTTTATAG
- a CDS encoding glyoxalase superfamily protein, with amino-acid sequence MSFGKTTPILRIFDEAKALAFYVDFLGFTVDWQHRFGDDFPLYLQVSRGDCVLHLSEHHGDCTPGSALRIETDELEAFQQQLLDKPYRYARPHIQAMPWGSQDMTISDPFGNRLVFTNAISV; translated from the coding sequence ATGAGCTTCGGTAAAACCACCCCAATCCTGCGGATTTTCGATGAAGCCAAGGCGTTGGCGTTCTACGTCGACTTCCTGGGCTTTACCGTCGACTGGCAACACCGCTTTGGTGACGACTTTCCGCTGTACTTGCAAGTCTCCCGTGGCGATTGCGTGCTGCACCTGTCCGAGCACCATGGCGACTGCACACCGGGCTCGGCGCTGCGGATCGAGACCGATGAGCTCGAAGCGTTCCAGCAGCAACTGCTGGACAAGCCATACCGCTACGCCCGTCCACACATCCAGGCCATGCCCTGGGGAAGCCAGGACATGACGATCAGCGATCCGTTTGGGAATCGGTTGGTGTTTACTAATGCGATCAGTGTGTAA
- a CDS encoding methyl-accepting chemotaxis protein, whose protein sequence is MGVTLRDLISGIRDGVTQIASAAEELSAVTEQTSAGVNSQKVETDQVATAMHEMTATVQEVARNAEEASQAAAAADGEARAGDQVVNEAIAQIERLASEVERSTDAMSVLQQESDKIGAVMDVIKAVAEQTNLLALNAAIEAARAGEAGRGFAVVADEVRGLAQRTQKSTEEIEGLVAGLQNGTQQVAAVMNNSRTLTDSSVALTRKAGVSLENITRTVSNIQSMNQQIAAAAEQQSAVAEEISRSIINVRDVSEQTAAASEETAASSVELARLGSQLQQMVSHFRV, encoded by the coding sequence ATGGGCGTGACCCTGCGCGACCTGATCAGCGGCATCCGCGATGGCGTGACCCAGATCGCCAGCGCCGCCGAAGAGTTGTCGGCCGTCACCGAGCAGACCAGCGCCGGGGTCAACAGCCAGAAAGTGGAGACCGACCAGGTGGCGACCGCCATGCATGAGATGACCGCCACGGTCCAGGAAGTCGCCCGCAACGCCGAAGAAGCCTCCCAGGCAGCAGCCGCCGCGGACGGCGAGGCCCGTGCCGGCGATCAGGTGGTCAACGAAGCCATCGCCCAGATTGAACGCCTGGCCAGCGAAGTGGAACGTTCCACCGACGCCATGAGCGTGCTGCAACAGGAAAGCGACAAGATCGGCGCGGTCATGGACGTGATCAAAGCCGTGGCCGAACAGACCAACCTGCTGGCGCTCAACGCCGCCATCGAAGCCGCCCGCGCCGGCGAGGCCGGTCGTGGTTTCGCCGTCGTTGCCGACGAGGTCCGTGGCCTGGCCCAACGTACTCAGAAATCCACTGAGGAAATCGAAGGCCTGGTAGCCGGCCTGCAGAACGGCACCCAGCAAGTGGCCGCCGTGATGAACAACAGCCGCACCCTCACCGACAGCAGCGTCGCCCTGACGCGCAAGGCGGGTGTGTCACTGGAGAACATCACCCGCACGGTGTCGAACATCCAGTCGATGAACCAGCAGATCGCCGCCGCCGCCGAGCAGCAAAGTGCCGTGGCCGAGGAAATCAGCCGCAGCATCATCAATGTGCGCGACGTCTCCGAACAGACCGCCGCCGCGAGTGAAGAAACGGCGGCGTCCAGTGTTGAACTGGCGCGCTTGGGAAGTCAGTTGCAGCAGATGGTCAGCCATTTCAGGGTTTGA
- a CDS encoding ShlB/FhaC/HecB family hemolysin secretion/activation protein, with translation MSLSALGMRCAVASLCFLATNIAVAAPTPGDTDLIRERQNRLLEEQRRRLEELKDLPGKEAKPTQPTKPADTRCFLIKTIELKGADSLSARERERLLEPYLGQCLGVPQLNELLKVITDRYLEKGLVTSRAYLPQQDLSSGHLQVLVVEGRLEGLKGDDGSGLSERELAMSFPGKPGELLNLRDIEQMVDQLNRLPSNNAQMELTPGQNIGGSEVLVKNTAQKPWRAGLSRHNDGQKSTGEQQWGVSLDWDSPLGLADQLALRGGRDAISDHDKTSRNGMLYYNVPFGWWNLTYSYSQSEYRALAQANGFSLQQRGDSQNHQLLLERVIHRDAVSKTSLNTGLAYLRTNNFVADSKLTDSSNRISEAQFGINHGRRIGSAFVNLDLGMQNGIGALDAQGDHDPGPGLPDARYRKYTATLSYLQPFMLGGESFSFSSLMTGQRSEDALFSPQRMSLGGLSSIRGYKDQTLAGDSGGYWRNDLRWSRPVTLEWLRPVFAEYGTSLGYDQGVIRGTRYNGSEHGRMSSNSLELFARGEHLSASVTFAHSLERPDALTEREAPIYFRLDVSI, from the coding sequence ATGTCTTTGTCTGCCTTAGGGATGAGGTGTGCCGTTGCGTCGCTGTGTTTTCTGGCGACGAACATTGCCGTCGCAGCACCAACCCCCGGCGACACGGACTTGATCCGCGAGCGCCAGAACCGCCTGCTGGAAGAGCAACGCCGGCGTCTCGAAGAACTCAAGGACCTGCCAGGCAAGGAAGCCAAGCCGACCCAGCCGACAAAGCCTGCCGATACCCGTTGTTTTCTTATCAAGACCATCGAACTCAAAGGCGCCGACAGTCTTTCGGCCCGTGAGCGCGAGCGGTTGCTTGAACCCTATCTCGGCCAATGCCTCGGTGTGCCGCAGCTCAACGAACTGCTCAAGGTCATCACCGACCGTTACCTCGAAAAGGGCCTGGTGACCAGTCGCGCTTACTTGCCACAACAGGACCTGTCCAGCGGTCATCTGCAAGTGCTGGTGGTCGAGGGGCGGCTGGAAGGGTTGAAGGGTGACGATGGCAGCGGCCTGTCCGAGCGGGAGCTGGCGATGAGTTTTCCCGGCAAGCCCGGTGAGCTGCTCAATTTGCGGGACATTGAGCAGATGGTCGATCAACTCAACCGTCTGCCGTCCAACAATGCCCAGATGGAGCTGACGCCGGGGCAGAACATCGGCGGCAGCGAAGTGCTGGTCAAGAACACTGCGCAGAAGCCTTGGCGCGCCGGCCTGTCTCGGCACAACGACGGACAGAAAAGCACCGGCGAACAGCAATGGGGAGTCTCCCTGGATTGGGACAGCCCCTTGGGCCTGGCCGATCAACTGGCCTTGCGTGGCGGTCGCGATGCCATCAGCGATCACGACAAGACCTCTCGCAACGGCATGCTCTATTACAACGTGCCGTTTGGCTGGTGGAACCTGACCTACAGCTACAGCCAAAGCGAGTACCGGGCGCTGGCCCAGGCCAACGGTTTCAGCTTACAACAGCGCGGTGACAGCCAGAATCACCAGTTGCTCCTGGAACGCGTGATTCATCGCGACGCCGTGAGCAAGACGTCGCTCAATACGGGCCTGGCGTACCTGCGTACCAATAACTTCGTCGCCGACAGCAAGCTCACGGACAGCAGCAATCGCATCAGTGAGGCGCAGTTCGGCATCAACCATGGCCGGCGGATCGGTAGCGCCTTCGTCAACCTCGACCTGGGCATGCAGAACGGTATCGGCGCCCTCGACGCCCAGGGCGACCACGACCCGGGCCCTGGCCTGCCGGATGCGCGCTATCGCAAATACACCGCCACCCTGAGTTACTTGCAGCCCTTCATGCTGGGCGGCGAGTCCTTCAGTTTCAGCAGTCTGATGACCGGCCAGCGCAGCGAGGACGCGTTATTCAGTCCCCAGCGCATGAGCCTGGGCGGGCTGTCCTCGATTCGCGGTTACAAGGACCAGACGCTTGCCGGTGACAGCGGCGGTTACTGGCGCAACGACCTGCGCTGGAGCCGTCCGGTGACGCTGGAATGGCTGCGCCCGGTGTTCGCCGAATACGGCACCAGCCTCGGCTATGACCAGGGTGTGATTCGCGGCACCCGCTACAACGGTAGCGAGCACGGGCGCATGTCGAGCAACTCCCTAGAGTTGTTCGCCCGTGGTGAGCACCTGAGCGCCAGCGTGACCTTTGCCCATTCCCTGGAACGCCCGGATGCCCTGACCGAGCGCGAAGCGCCGATCTACTTCCGTTTGGACGTATCCATTTAA